TCTTCCAAATAACTAGCGAGAAATCGCCACACAAAAATGTTGCAGAAAGCGTATCCCAGAGGGAATCAAATGGAATCCGGGATAAACAAAGATGATTAAACCCTTCCCGGATTCCGCTAGCGCTGCATCCGGGCTACATTTGATTTTCGGCATGGCTGAGGGGTAATACGTGAATAACAAAATCAATCTGATGAGCGACGCCTTCCAGTCATTCCTAAAGGAGGCCCCCAAGCATGCGCAGGCGTGGATGGATGCGGTGCAGGGGCTGGCCGGCGCGAGTGCGCTGGACAGCAAGACCGAGAGCCTGGCGTACCTCGCGGTGCTGGCGGCGCTGCGACTCGACAGCGGCGTGCCGTTCCATGTAGTGATCGCGAAAGAGGCCGGAGCCACGCGCGCGGAGATCATCAGCGCGATCCTGGTCGGCCTGCCGGCGGCGGGCAACGGCGTGACGCACGTGCTGCCGGCGGCGATGCGGGCCTACGACGAGGCATGACGCACGCGCTCGACGGTGGCTGCCTGTGCGGCGCGATCCGCTATCGCATCGAGGGCCCGCACATCGACGCCGGCTATTGCCACTGCCGCCTCTGCCAGCGTTCCGCCGGCGCGCCGGTGCTGGCGTGGCTGACGGTGCCGGTGGAGGCGTTTTCATACACCCGGGGCCAGCCGGCGGTGTATTGTTCGTCGACGCACAGCCAGCGCGAATTCTGCGGCCATTGCGGCACGCAGCTCGTGTTTCGCCGCCAGCAGGGTGCGCGCAGGGTGGATATCACCACCGCCAGCCTCGACGACCCGTCGCGGGTCGCCCCCGAGTATCACATCTGGCGCATGAGCCG
Above is a window of Gammaproteobacteria bacterium DNA encoding:
- a CDS encoding carboxymuconolactone decarboxylase family protein, whose product is MSDAFQSFLKEAPKHAQAWMDAVQGLAGASALDSKTESLAYLAVLAALRLDSGVPFHVVIAKEAGATRAEIISAILVGLPAAGNGVTHVLPAAMRAYDEA
- a CDS encoding GFA family protein, which gives rise to MTHALDGGCLCGAIRYRIEGPHIDAGYCHCRLCQRSAGAPVLAWLTVPVEAFSYTRGQPAVYCSSTHSQREFCGHCGTQLVFRRQQGARRVDITTASLDDPSRVAPEYHIWRMSRIAWFETHDSLLRFEDAGPDRDS